A genomic stretch from Primulina huaijiensis isolate GDHJ02 chromosome 14, ASM1229523v2, whole genome shotgun sequence includes:
- the LOC140956866 gene encoding uncharacterized protein, with protein MGGGGAQSQFPATAEEQYVKAKISVWWDIENCHVPKVCDPHMIAQNISSALVKINYCGPVSISAYGDTTRISPSVQQALNSTGIALNHVPAGVKDASDKKILVDMLFWAVDNPAPANYLLISGDRDFSNALHQLRMRRYNILLAQPQKASAALVTAAKSVWLWTSLSAGGPALTNSESAQFVNNSYEYVSSSDSSSLTDSVQAHQHMDSFHESPHLGNTKFSNTGRGTDVKNKGKPTRRNISQPSMPRTSSSMSGTEEDYKDPSFIQITYERLKPFSAPQDFSGPYNPKLSIGGPGPTFTPGNFDSSWSNIIHPHVFHQNQLHSARANSLPVEPLLPPVTSTINQNWYPPNIMSQRPESPNLATGPPKNMPDVANLSISEILSNNIAPATQPKNGGDRKQSFVESPNRINPNGSQKGNNGQKKAQTSRFPHANQEIPPPLTSTSGITNITSTNVEQGTSGCPKPSKHIQILIGVVLLALDTLKEEKIMPTEENITDCIRYGDLRHRQTDVKKALACALEQQLVILQQLGNLQLYVGKNKKLWQCVNPVGGNTKHYPKTTWDEIQRFLSSSAGRCAVLDTQCRYEAATIIKKMCLNDLSLGEILQILHMVINIKKWILFNNQSGWKPIKVTLAEINPDSGLETAT; from the exons ATGGGAGGCGGAGGGGCGCAGTCGCAGTTTCCTGCGACGGCGGAGGAGCAGTATGTTAAGGCAAAAATCTCGGTGTGGTGGGACATAGAGAACTGTCATGTCCCCAAGGTCTGCGATCCGCATATGATCGCACAGAACATAAGTTCGGCGCTTGTGAAGATCAATTACTGCGGGCCAGTTTCGATTTCTGCCTACGGAGACACCACCAGGATCTCGCCCTCCGTTCAGCAAGCGCTTAACAGCACCGGCATAGCGCTTAATCACGTCCCCGCTG GTGTTAAAGACGCCAGTGACAAGAAAATCCTGGTGGATATGTTGTTTTGGGCCGTTGACAATCCAGCTCCGGCAAATTATTTACTGATCTCTGGAGACCGAGATTTCTCAAATGCTCTTCATCAATTGCGGATGCGTCGGTATAATATTCTTCTAGCGCAGCCACAAAAAGCTTCCGCGGCCCTTGTTACTGCTGCGAAGAGTGTTTGGCTATGGACCAGCCTATCTGCCGGAGGGCCGGCACTTACAAATAGTGAATCCGCCCAATTTGTAAATAACAGTTATGAGTATGTATCTAGCTCTGACTCCTCCTCATTGACCGATTCCGTTCAGGCACACCAACACATGGATTCTTTCCATGAAAGTCCCCATTTGGGAAATACGAAGTTCTCAAATACGGGAAGAGGAACCGATGTAAAGAACAAAGGAAAACCAACTCGTAGAAATATCAGTCAACCTAGTATGCCAAGAACCTCGAGTTCTATGTCCGGGACTGAAGAAGATTATAAAGATCCCAGCTTTATTCAAATTACATATGAGCGCCTTAAGCCTTTCAGTGCTCCCCAGGATTTCTCTGGTCCTTATAATCCGAAACTTTCCATTGGTGGACCAGGACCCACTTTTACACCTGGTAACTTTGATTCTTCTTGGTCCAATATTATTCACCCACACGTCTTTCATCAGAATCAACTTCATTCGGCTAGGGCAAATAGTCTACCAGTTGAACCTTTATTACCGCCTGTTACCTCGACAATTAATCAGAATTGGTACCCTCCTAATATAATGTCTCAACGGCCCGAGTCACCAAATTTGGCCACAGGTCCTCCTAAAAATATGCCTGATGTTGCGAATCTGAGCATTTCTGAGATTTTAAGTAATAACATTGCTCCTGCAACACAACCAAAGAATGGAGGAGATAGAAAACAATCTTTCGTTGAGTCTCCCAACCGCATTAACCCAAATGGTTCTCAAAAAGGAAATAACGGGCAAAAGAAAGCACAGACCAGCAGGTTCCCACATGCTAATCAAGAGATTCCACCACCATTGACATCTACATCTGGAATCACCAATATCACTAGTACTAATGTAGAGCAGGGAACCTCAGGATGCCCCAAACCTTCCAAACATATACAAATTCTAATTGGAGTAGTCCTACTTGCTTTAGACACCCTTAAAGAAGAGAAAATTATGCCCACTGAGGAAAATATCACTGATTGCATTAGATATGGAGACCTTCGACATCGTCAAACTGACGTTAAGAAAGCTTTAGCATGTGCCCTTGAGCAGCAGTTGGTAATACTGCAGCAATTAGGTAACCTGCAGTTATATGttggaaaaaacaaaaaactgtGGCAATGCGTGAACCCTGTGGGTGGTAATACAAAACATTATCCTAAAACAACATGGGATGAAATCCAGAGATTTCTTTCATCCTCAGCAGGGAGATGTGCAGTATTGGATACTCAATGCAG GTATGAGGCGGCAACAATTATTAAAAAGATGTGCTTAAATGACCTTTCTCTGGGTGAAATACTCCAGATCTTGCACATGGTAATCAACATCAAGAAatggattttatttaataatcagtCAGGTTGGAAACCAATTAAGGTTACACTTGCAGAGATCAATCCTGATTCAGGGTTGGAAACTGCTACATAA
- the LOC140958045 gene encoding uncharacterized protein, whose product MRELAYGGQENDLSVEIRVICLKIAHRRIFIAGVVTNALLDSKATHSFISDSFVSYLGVKPTRLDVNYSVTGPSGGELSASSVVMDIDLELQGHTVYADLIVLLMPEFDIILIMDWLSKNGVLIDLQRRSVLVRQLGMEKFVFEPDGYRNLPRMISCVWARMLMYKRCQTFLASIISAPDTTSKSLTDIPVVRDFPDAFPDDIVGILPEREVEFSIDLMPGTVPISKAPYRLAPAEMKESKQ is encoded by the exons ATGAGGGAGCTTGCTTATGGGGGACAGGAAAATGATTTAAGTGTGGAGATCCGAGTCATATGCTTAAAGATTGCCCATA GAAGGATTTTTATAGCGGGAGTAGTCACGAATGCTTTGTTAGATTCCAAAGCTACTCATTCATTTATATCAGATAGTTTTGTGAGTTATTTGGGAGTCAAGCCCACCAGGCTCGACGTAAATTATTCTGTTACAGGCCCATCTGGGGGAGAATTGTCAGCTTCTAGTGTGGTCATGGACATAGATCTCGAGCTACAGGGCCACACAGTCTACGCCGATCTTATTGTACTGctgatgccagagtttgacattatTCTGATTATGGATTGGTTGTCGAAGAATGGAGTGTTAATCGACTTGCAACGTAGGTCGGTATTGGTTAGACAGCTAGGTATGGAGAAATTTGTATTCGAGCCAGATGGATACAGAAATCTACCTCGGATGATATCATGCGTCTGGGCAAGGATGCTTATGTATAAGAGATGCCAGACATTTTTAGCGAGCATTATTTCAGCCCCCGATACAACCAGTAAATCCTTAACAGACATCCCAgttgtcagagactttcctgACGCGTTTCCTGACGACATTGTGGGTATTCTACCTGAGCGTGAAGTGGAGTTTTcgattgatcttatgccaggtaccgtgccaatctccaaggcaccgtatCGATTAGCGCCAGCTGAAATGAAAGAGAGCAAACAATAG